Genomic window (Subtercola endophyticus):
CCTGATCTCGGCGAACAGCACCGACCATGGCGAACCAGGGCCACTCGACACGGCTCTTGACACTCGAGACCTGGAACGACTTCGCCACCCTCGTCGAAGCCAACAACGGCGTGTGGGGCGGATGCTGGTGCATGGGCTTTCACGCCGAAGGCTTCACCGGCTCGATGGGCCGAGACGACAACCGGGCCCGAAAGCTGGCGCACGTCAGTGACAAGACCTGCCATCAGGTGCTCGTCTACGAGGGCGATGAGTGCGTGGGGTGGTGCCAGTACGGCACCCCGGCCGAGATTGCCGGAATCAAGAACGCCAAGGCGTACCTGAAAGAGCTCGACTTTCTGCCCGACTGGCGCATCGGCTGCATCTTCACCGGCAACGGCCATCGTGGCGGCGGTGTCGCTCGAACAGCGGTGGAGTCCGCCCTCGAGGCCATCCGCGACGCCGGCGGCGGGTTCGTCGAGGCGTACCCCGAGCAACAAGACGAGCGCCCGCCGCAACGGGGTGCCTACTTTCAGACCGGCCCCGAGTCGCTGTACACGCAGTTCGGTTTCGAACGAGTGCGACGAATCGCCAAGTGGCGCTGGGTGATGCGCACCGAGCTGCGACGCACGAGCTGCGACGCACGAGCTGTGCCGCACACGGTGTGACTCAGCCGTCGAGGGCGCGGCGGATGCTCGCCAGCACGGTCTCGGCCGCAGCATCCGACTCGAAAGCGGCGACCACCACACGCGACCCGGCGCGGGCCGGCACCTCTGCGCCCGCCGTCACACGACGCCGGAACGAGTCCGCGAGATCGCCGAGCTCCCCCTGAAGGTGCTTCACCGCGTCGGTTTTCTGTTCGGCGAACCAGGTGCGCAGAGCGTCGTTGTGCACGGCAACAGACGCCGCGGCATAGGCGCTGGGCATCCAGCCGCGCGACTCGTCGTCGACGAGGTGCGCGTTCAGATGCGCGCGAAAGATGCGCTCATATCGATGCGCCATGACGAGTTCACGCTCGCGCAACGAGGGGTTGCTGCGCAGCAGAGCGCGGCGCTCCAGCGTCGCCTCCGGCCGGGAGACGTGGTATCTGATCACCGTGAGGCACGCCTTGTTGACGGCGTCGAACGCATCGCCCTCGCTGTCGGCCAAGACGCCACCCAGACGCTCGAGCAGGTACGTGTGGTCGGCGAAGACGATCTCTTCTTTGGTTCCGAAACGACGAAAAAAGGTACTCCGGCTGACGTCGAGCACGTCAGCCAGCTCGTCGACCGATGTCGAGTCGTAGCCCTGCTGCGCCAAGAGATGAATGGCTGTCGCCGTGACGTCGGCCGACGACAGCGAAGCGGGGTCAGAAGGAGCCATGCCTCAAAATCTACGCGACGGAGAGCCGATTCGAGCCCGGATCACCCAAGAAACTGAAACTCAGTTTCTTGACTTGACACTCAGTCTCATGCTTAGCTTAGTGTAACGAAAGGCTTTTCCACGATGACAACGGAGTCCGAGGTTCACGTCGAGTATGCGGTACTGCCCGGCCGCGCCAGAGAGAGCGCACTGGTTCACGTGGGCGATCCTGCCAGCAGAAAGCCCGTCATCTGGGGCAGCGAACGACTCGCCTCGCTCACAGCGGCATTCGATGACATCGAAGCGCACGAGGTCGAGGCCGTCGTGCTGCTCGGCAGCGCGCATTCCTTCGGCGCCGGAGCCGACCTCACCGCGCTGGCCGCCGCGCGAACCGCCGACGATGCCGCAGAGCTCGGGGCCGAAGGCTGGAGTACCTTTCGCCGGCTGACCGAGTGGGATGCCCCGAGCTTCGCCCTGATCACCGGGTTCGCTCTCGGCGGCGCCCTCGAACTCGCCCTGTTCGCCGACTACCGCCTGGCCCGCAGCGACACCCGCGCGATCGGACTTCCCGAGGTGCGCCTCGGCCTCGTACCCGGCTGGGGCGGCATCCATCGACTGGCTCGGCTCGCCGGCCCTCGCGTCGCCTACGACGTAGCTGTGCGCGACTCGCGCCGCGGAACAAGCCTCAGCGCTGACGACGCCGCCCGGCTCGGCATCATCGATCAGGTGGTTCCAGCCGCAGACTGGAACGAGCAGTGGCCGGCCGCCGTGGCCGCACTGCTCCCGTCATTCACCCCGCAGCGCAGGCAGCGGCGACCAAGCGATGAGGAGTACGCGGCCCAGCTCGAGACGGTTCACAGCGACTTCGCGCGTTCGAGGCCGACCGTCAGCGCCGCACCCGCTTGCGCGGTCGAGCTTCTCGACGCGGCTCAGACAGAGACGCTCGACGAGGCCCAAGCCGCCACCACGGCAGTCTTCGCCGAGCTGCTGCTCAGCGACGCCGGGGCGGCAAGCCTCTACGCTTACCAGCTCAGCCGTTCGCCGGGCCGGCTTCCGGCCGACCTCGCCGTCGGCTCCGCTCAACCCGTCGAGCGCGCCGCCGTCATCGGCGCCGGACTCATGGCCAGCCAGCTCGCCACCCTGCTGGTGCGGTTCGGCGGCCTGCCCGTCGTGCTCACCGACCTCGACCAGGCGCGCGCCGACCGGGGCGCCGAGCTCGTTCGCAGCCAGCTCGCCACAGCGGCCGAGAAGGGCCAGCTCAGCGAGACCGAAGCCGCTCGGTTGAGTGCGCTCGTCTCCGCGAGCGCAGAGCCCGGTGCTATTGCCGGCGCAGACTTCGTCATCGAGGCGATCTTCGAGAACATGGCCGCGAAGAAGCAGGCCCTCGCCGAGGCAGAGAAGCACCTTGCACCCCATGCACTGCTGGCGACCAACACCAGCTCGTTGTCGATCTCCGAAATGGCGGATGATCTGCAGCACCCCGAGCGAGTCATCGGCTTTCACATCTTCAACCCCGTCGAGAGTGTGCCGCTGGTCGAGATCATCCACGGCCGACAGACCGACGAAGCGACCGTCGCCACTGCGCTCGAGCTCGCCGCAAAACTCAAACGGCAGGCGATCGTTGCGGCCGACTCCCCCGGATTCGTGGTGAATCGTCTGCTCACGCGCCTGTACGACGTGGTCATGACGACCATCGACGCCGGTGGCGACCCGCTCGTCGTCGACCACAGCATCGACGACCTCGGGCTGCCGATGAGCCCACTGCGGCTGCTCGACTTCGTGGGGCCTGCCATCCAGCTGCACGTCAGCGAGACGATGCACGACGCTTTTCCCGATCGGTTCAGCCGCCTCGAGTGGCTCACCCGCGTGGTCGATGGTGGTCTGCGCACTGTGCTACAGCGCGACCAGACGCTCACCGCCGAGGCGGCGGCGCTGCTACCCGCGCCAGACGAAAGCACAACCGGCGCCGAGCTGGCCGCGAGCGTTCGCACGGGCATCCTCGACGCCCTGACCGACGAGGTCGACCGCATGCTCGCCGAAGGCGTGGTCGAGCGGGCCGAAGACATCGACAAGGCCATGATTCTGGGTGCGAACTTTCCGTGGGCGCTCGGCGGGCTCACTCCCTACCTGCGCAGCAGAACCGAAAACACACGGAAAAACAGTGAAGGCGAGACCCGATGAGCACCACCCGCACCCTGCTCGGCACCGAAGAGCCGGAGTACGAGCTGACCGAGGCGCTCGACCCCGACGTCGCCGGCGTCTTCGCCGACCTTCCCGAGGCCGATCTCGCGTTCCGCGATCGTGCGCGTCAGTTCGTGAACACCGAGATACTTCCGGTGATCGACGACTACTGGAACCGGGCCGAGTACCCGGTGCACCTGGTCAAACGGCTCGGCGACTTCGACCTGCTGCGTGACGGCATCGATGTCGAGGGCTTCGCCCACCAGAGTGCTCTCGCCGCTGGTCTCGTGATGGCCGAGATCAGCCGCGGAGACGGATCGATCGGCACCATCATCGCCGTACAGGGTGCCCTCGCCCTGCGCTCGATCGCCCTGCTGGGCAGCGCGGAACAGAAGGCCGAATGGCTGGTTCCTCTTGCGACAGGCGAGAAGCTCGGCGCGTTCGGGCTCACCGAGCCGACCCACGGATCGGATTCCGTGAGTCTTGAGACCGTCGCTCGCAGCGTGAATTCGGGCAGCGCCGATTCAGGCAGCGTCGACGGCGGCTACGAGATCACCGGCCACAAGAAGTGGATCGGCAACGGATCGGTCGGCGACGTCACCGTCGTCTGGGCGCGGGGCGACGACGGCAAGGTGCACGGTTACCTCGTGCCGCAAGACGCGCCCGGCTACAGCGCCGAGGTCATCACCAACAAGGTGTCGCTGCGTGCCATCTGGCAGGCGCGCATCACGCTCGACGCCGTGCGCGTGCCCGAGTCGGCCCGACTGGCCGAGGCGAACAGCTTCGCCGACACCTCGCGCGTGCTGCAGGCGACCCGCCTCGGCGTCGCGTGGGCCGCCCTCGGCCACGCCACCGCGTGTTACGAGACGGCGGTGCACTACTCTCGCCAGCGCATCCAGTTCGGCCGGCCGCTCGCTGCCTCGCAGATCGTGCAAGAACGGCTCGCCCGCATGCTCAGCGAACTGACGAGCATGCAGACGCTCATCGTGCAGCTGACCCGCCGAGACGAAGCCGGCGCGCTGAGCGGCCCGGCGGCCGCCCTCGGCAAATACACGGCGACCCGCGCCGCACGCAGCATCGCAGCGAACGCCCGCGACCTGCTCGGCGGCAACGGCATTCTGCTCGACAACCGCGTCGCCCGGCATTTCACCGACATCGAGTCGCTGCACACCTACGAAGGCACCGAAACCGTGCAGGCCCTGCTGATCGGCCGCGATATCACCGGAATCTCGGCATTCACCTCCTAACTGCACACGAACAAACCACGAAGAAGGAATCATGACCACCGAAGACCTCACTCCCGTCATCATCTCGGGTGCACGCACGCCCTTCACCAAGATCAACGGCCAGTTGGCGTCGCTGACGGGCCCCCAGCTCGGCGCCCACGCCATCAAAGCCGCTCTCGCCTCCGGCGGCGTGCCCGCCGACGCGGTCGAAGCGGTCATCATGGGGCAGGTCATCCAGGCCGGTGCGGGCCAGGGCCCGGCCCGGCAGGCCAGCATCGGCGCCGGAATCAGCTACGACGTGCCCACGGTCACCATCAACAAGCTCTGCCTCTCAGGTCTCACCGCCGTCATCGACGCCGCGCGGCTGATCCGCACCGGTGAGGCACGCGTGGTGGTCGCCGGCGGTCAGGAGTCGATGACGAACGCGCCGCACCTGCTGCTGAAGTCGCGCAGTGCGCACCCGTACGGCAACCAGGTGCTCGAGGATTCGCTCAACTACGACGGGCTGGTCGATCCGTTCGAGAAGAAGATCATGGGTGAGGCGACGGATGACGGCAACGAGCTGCGGGGCATCCGTCGCGCCGAGCAAGACGCGTTCTCTGCCGCGTCGCACCAGCGTGCGGCAAGCTCCCGCACTGCCGGCCTCTTCACCGACCAGATCGCGCCGATCAGCGTTCCGCAGCGTCGTGGCGAGCCGGTCGTGGTGAGCGAAGACGACGGCATTCGCCCCGACACGACGGTCGACACGCTCGGCAAACTCAAGCCTGCCTTCCGGCCGCAGGGAACGATCACGGCCGGCAGTGCATCGCAGTTGACCGACGGCGCCGCCGCTCTGGTCATCGCGAGCAAGGGCTGGGCCCTCGAGAACGGCTACGAGTGGATCGCCGAGATCGGTGCCGCCGGCCAGGTCGCCGGCCCCGACGGGTCGCTGCATTCGCAGCCCGCGAACGCCATCAAGGCCGCTCTCGCTCGTGAAGGCGCTGAGGTCGCCGACCTCGACGTGATCGAGATCAACGAGGCCTTCGCTTCTGTCGTGTTGCAGTCAGCGGTCGATCTGGGCATCGACCCGGCTTCGGCGAACGTCGATGGCGGAGCCATCGCGCTCGGACACCCGGTCGGGGCATCCGGTGCCCGCCTGGCACTGCAGCTGGCCTACGCGCTGAAGCGCCGTGGCGGCGGCACCGGTGTCGCGGCCCTGTGCGGCGGCGGCGGGCAGGGCGAGGCACTCATTCTGCACGTCGCATAAGGGCAACGGGGCGGGGCCCGAACTGGGCCTCGTCGTCGGGTGCGATCTTGCCGTGGGCCTCATTCCTGCGTTCCACAACGACGAGGCGGCCAGCTGTACTGATGGTGCGTTGAAGTCCGGCACGATGCCGTAACGCGCTACCCCGCAGGCGGTGGCTGGCGGAGCGCCGTTATGCACCCCTTCAGCAGCGCGCCGAGATCGGACTGCTGCCGAGCATCCAGTGCCGAGGTCATCTGCTTCTCGACCGCACGCACCGCCGAGCTGGCCGCCTTCAACCGCTGCTCGCCCGCCGGGGTGAGTTCGGTCGGAAGGATGCGGCCCGCTTGCGGCTGCTGCGCCCTCGAGATGAATCCGCTGCGCTCCATCGACTGCAGCAGAACATTCATCGACTGCCGCGAGACGAAGGCGCCTCGCGCCAAGGCGGAGTTCGACATGCCCGGCCGCTGTGACAGCAACTCGAGGCACGAGTACTCGGTGATGGTCATGCCGAGCGGGCGCAACACCGCATCCATCGACGCGTGCAGCGCGCTGGAAGCCTGCTTGAGGAGATAACCGAGGGAGGTATCGAGTTCGACTTGACTCATGTCAGTATTCTGACATACATTAAGGCATGTCAGCTAATTGACATACGAAGGAGACCCCACCCATGCCCGTCACCGGACCCGACTTCATCTCACTGCAGGTGCGCAACATCGACGCTTCTGCTGCGTTCTACGAGACCTACCTCGGCCTCCATCGCGCCGCCGGCCCTCCGCACGCGGTGGTCTTCGACACCACGCCCGTCGCGTTCGCCCTGCGCAACGTGGTTGACGGCGTCGACCTCGACACGATCATCCAGCCCGGCCTCGGCATTGCGCTCTGGCTGCACGCGACCGACGTGCAAGAGATTCACGACGCCCTCGTGGCGAAAGGCACGACCATCACCGCGGCACCGATCGACGGACCGTTCGGCCGAACATTCACGTTCGCCGACCCCGACGGCTATCAGGTCACCCTGCACGACCGCGCTTAGGCGCCGTCGGCGCCCTCGAACCGTGGCACTCGCCTGCGCGGCCAGAGGGGTGAACAATAGATGAGGTGCAGCAGAGCATCGACCACGTGACAACTCACGCCGGCACGAAGGTGGCGTTCTCTTCGTGGGGGTCGGGCCGCCCGATCGTCTATGTCACAGGCTGGCTCAGTCACCTCGAGCTGAGCTGGCAGTTGCGTCAGGAGCGGGCGTTCTACGAGAGCCTCGCGCGCGATGTGCGGCTGGTTCGCTACGACCGGGCCGGGTGCGGGCTGTCTGCTCCGCTCACACAGCCGCCGTCGCTCGCCCTCGAACTCGAGCAACTCAGCGCCGTGGTCGGCACGCTCGGTGAAGATCCCTTCGACCTGGTCGGCACGTCGATGGGTGCGGTGGTAGCCGCCGCGTGGGCGGCCGAGCATCCGCAGCGCGTTCGGCGACTGGTGCTCTACGGCGGCTGGGTGCGCGGCGCCGACGTTGCAGAGCCCGGTGCGCAGCAGAACATTCTCGGGCTCATCCAGTCACACTGGGGACTCGGCTCCGACGTGCTCACCGACCTCTTCGCGCCCGACGCCGACGCCGCGACCAGGCTCGAGTTCGGGCGTTACCAGCGCGCCAGTTCGACCGCCGAAACCGCTCGGGCGCTGCTCGCGCTGAGCTATTCGCTCGACATCGGCGAGCAGCTCGCGCAGGTACGGGCTCCGACTCTGGTCGTGCGCCGAGAGCGTGACCGAGCCGCGCCCGTTGCGCAGGCGAGGCTCCTTGCCGCCGGAATACCCGGTGCTGAGCTCGTCGTGCTGCCGGGCCGCTCGCACCTGCCCTACATCGGCGACAGCCACGCACTCGTCACGGCGATGCGACGCTTTCTCGGCCTGCGCGTGCCGCGGCGCGGCGCCACAGACTTGACCCCCCGGCAGCGCGAGGTGGCCGCATTGGTGAGCGACGGATGCACGAACAAAACCATCGCGAGTCGACTCGGTATCACCGAACGCTCTGCCGAGGGTCACGTCGAGCGCATCCGGCAACGGCTCGGGGTGGGGTCACGAGCGCAGATCGCCGCCTGGTACGCGGGCGAGAAGTTGAGGTAGTTTCCCGCCTGACGGGCATCTGGAAGCGGCGCAGAGTGGAGACATCACCACTGAGACTCACTGAGGAAAACAATGATCGACGCCACGCCCACGTCCGCTCCGACCGCCTTCGAGCTGCACCGCGGCCGAGGACCGTTCAACGCCGCCTTCTTCCGCGTGATGGGCCCGTACCTGCAACGCACCCTCCGCCCCCGCAAGCAGCGCGTCTTCGCCGACCTGCCCGCACGCGTCGTCGAGATCGGGCCGGGCGTCGGCGCCAACCTGCCGTACCTGCCGCCCGGCGGCACGCTCGTCGCCCTCGAGCCGAACCGCCACATGCACTCCCCGCTGCGCTCGGCGGCGCACCGTCACGGTGTTCGGCTCGAACTGCACGAGAGCATGGCCGAGCGCAGCGGCCTGCCCGATCACAGCGTCGACGCCGTGATCTCTTCGCTCGTTCTCTGCTCGGTCGACGAGCCCGCCGAAGTGCTCGCCGAGATCCGGCGCATTCTTCGCCCCGGCGCGACATTCCGCTTCGTCGAGCATGTCGAAGCCGGTCACGGCACGTTCACTCGGGCAGCGCAACGTGCACTTCGGCGTCCGTGGGCGTGGGTCTTCGAGGGATGCTCGTGCGAACGTGATCTCGAGCAGAGCATCCGCGCCGCCGGATTCGAAACCGTGGACATCGAGCGCTACCGGGTGCACAGCCCGTTTCTGCCGTTCAACACCCACATCGCGGGAATCGCCAGGGCCTGACCGCCGACGGCCCGGCTCATCACAAAGGAGTACTCCCGGCGTCATCCCTGCGGCTGATCTTGTGGCCACCGTGCCGCAACCCAGCGCCCACGAAGACGGCGACGGCTAGAGTGGCGCCTGTGCTGACGTGGTTCGATGAGCATCCGGGAGGTACCGATGCGCTGCTCGGCGCCCTCGCGCTGGTGCTCTTCGGTACCGCCGACTTTGTGCGCGACGGCGCCTCGGCGGCGCTCATCACGGTGATCTTCGCTGTCGCCATCGTCTTCTGGCGCCGGATGCCCGGGCTGGGCCTTGCGATCGCCTGGATCGGCGCCCTCGTGCAGATCGCCACCGTCGACGGCCTGCTCGTCGGCGATCTGCTCATTCTCGGCGTGGTGTTCGCGACAGGATTCAGCCAGAGCAGGCCCGTGCGCTGGGCGGGCGTCTGGTCGAGCATCATCGGCGGCGGTGTGGCCGGCGCGAGGCTCGTTCTCTACGCACCCACCTACGGCGATGGCGAGCTGATTCCCACCGACCCGCTCTATCGCGGGGTCTATTTCGTTGTCATCAGCGGGGTGATCGCGGCGGCGCTCGCCTTGTTCTACACGCTCGGCGTGGTGGTGCGCATCAGACGAGCGACCGCGGCAACCCGTTCCGAACGGGAACGGGAGCGCATCGTCGCCGAGGCGACACTCACCCAAGAACGCGAGCGCGCCCTGCTGAGCCGCGAAATGCACGACCTCGTGGGCCACGCGCTGGCGGTGGTGATCGCTCAGAGCGACGGCGCTCGGTACGCGAAACTCAGCGATCCGAACGCCGAGACCGCGGCTCTCGAGACGATCAACCGCACCGCGCGATCGGCCCTCGATGATGTGCACGAGCTGCTGCTGGTGCTGCGCGAACCCTCGGGCGGCGGCCGAGAAGCCCCCGGCGCGGCAGACCTCGACCTGCTGCTGGCGAGCGTTCGCGAGGCGGGGCTCTCCGTCTCACTCATCGAGTCTTCGACGCGGGTGCCGATGTCTGCGGCGCACGAACTCACCCTCTACCGGGTGCTGCAGGAATCGTTGACCAACGCTATCAAGCACGGCGGCCGCGGCACAAACGTCGAGGTCGCGCTCGACTGGCAGCGCGAGGCGGTGGTCTTTCGGGTGCTGACGACCGAGACCGGCCCGCACAGCACGCCGATCGTCGTGCCGGAGCCGGCCAAGAAGACCCCAGGCCAAGGCCTCATCGGCATGCATGAGCGAATGAGACTGCTCGGCGGCACGGTGTACGCCGGGCCACTACCCGCGGGCGCACCCGGGTTTCTCGTCGAGGGTCGGCTGCCCTTCAACGCACCAGAGAGCGCACGATGACCCTCGAGAACCAGACCGGCACGAGCGAACCGGCGGGCACGGGCATCCGCATCGGGCTCACAGATGATCAGCCGCTGTTCCGGGCCGGAATCGCAATGGTCGTCAACTCCCAACCCGACCTCACCGTGGTGTGGCAGGCCTCCGACGGGGCAGAAGCCGTGGCACGCTGCGCCGCCGAACCCGTCGACGTGGTGCTGATGGATCTCGAGATGCCGCGCATGGGCGGCGTCGAGGCGATCACCCGCGTCATGGCTGCCGACGGGCATCCGCCTCGGTTCATCGTGCTGACCACGTTCGACCTCGACGACAAGACGTTTCAGGCGGTGAACGCGGGCGCGAGCGGATTTCTGCTCAAGACGACCGACCCGGAATTTCTGCTCGCCGCCATCCGAACGGTGCACTCGGGCAGTGCGGTACTCGCGCCCAGCGCGACGGCCAACCTGGTGCGGCGGTTCGCCGGGCACCGCCCCGCGAACCCGGCTGACGACGTGCTGCACGCCTTGACCGCGCGCGAACGTGACCTCTTCGCTGCGGTCGCTGCCGGGCTGAGCAACGCCGAGATCGCCGCCCAATTGCACCTCAGCGATGCAACGGTGAAGACCCACGTCAGCCGCATCCTGAGCAAACTCGAGCTGCGAGACCGTGTGCAACTGGTCATCTTCGCGTACCAGAACGGGCTCAGTTCCTGAGCGATTTCTGGCTTCGACCGTGCTCGCCGGGCGAACGCGCGGGCGCCGAGCGCGCGCGGTCGCTCGGCTCCCGCCAGGTCATCACATGTGTGTACACGAAAGTCGTCCGTTCGCCCGATTCGGTGCGGAAGAGCTCTTCGTAACGTGGTCATGAGCGTGAGACCCGCGCCGCGAAGGAGACGACCATGAGCGACACCGTGAGCGACACCGTCACACCCAGAGCCGCCGCCGAGGCCCGCGGGGTGAGCAAGATCTACGGAACAGGGCACAGCGCCACCACAGCCCTCGACAACGTCGACCTGCAGATCGGCGCAGGCAGTCTCACCGCGATCATGGGCCCGAGCGGCTCGGGCAAGTCGACCCTCATGCACGTATTCGCGGGTCTCGACAACGCCACGCACGGCACCGTCATCATCGGCGACACCGACATCACGCACCTCGACGACAACGCGCTCACCCTTCTGCGTCGACGACAGCTCGGCTTCGTCTTTCAGGCCTTCAACCTCGTGCCCACCCTCTCGGTACTGGGCAACGTGACCCTGCCCTTCGAGCTCGACGGCCGCAAACCTTCCACCGCAGAACTCGCCTGGGTGCGCGAGCTGCTCGGTCGGCTCGGGCTCGGGATGCTCGAAACCCGCCGCCCGCATGAACTCTCTGGTGGCCAGCAGCAGCGGGTCGCGATCGCTCGTGCTCTGGCGATGCGGCCCCAACTGATTTTCGCCGACGAGCCCACCGGCAACCTCGACTCCCGGTCGAGTCGCGAGGTGCTGACGCTGCTGCGCGATCTGACCCGCGAATACGCGCAGACGGTAGTACTGGTGACTCACGACCCCGTCGCCGCATCGCACGCCGACCGAGTGATCTTCATCGCCGACGGAGCCATCGCCCGCGACGTGGTCGGCACCAGCGACGCGAAGGCTCTCTCTGACATCATTCTGAGCCTCGAGGTCGCCGCATGATTGCACTGGCCTTTCGCGAGCTGTGGCACGGCGGCAAACAGCACGTCTCGAGCATCCTCGTCGCCCTGCTGTCGTCGGTGTTCGCGACCATGCTCATCGAGATGGACACGGTTCTTCGGGTGCAGTCGATCGGCGGCAAGTTCATTCAGCACGGTTACGTGCGCGCGCTGCTCGACGTGCTCGACATTCTGTTCTT
Coding sequences:
- a CDS encoding histidine kinase — translated: MLTWFDEHPGGTDALLGALALVLFGTADFVRDGASAALITVIFAVAIVFWRRMPGLGLAIAWIGALVQIATVDGLLVGDLLILGVVFATGFSQSRPVRWAGVWSSIIGGGVAGARLVLYAPTYGDGELIPTDPLYRGVYFVVISGVIAAALALFYTLGVVVRIRRATAATRSERERERIVAEATLTQERERALLSREMHDLVGHALAVVIAQSDGARYAKLSDPNAETAALETINRTARSALDDVHELLLVLREPSGGGREAPGAADLDLLLASVREAGLSVSLIESSTRVPMSAAHELTLYRVLQESLTNAIKHGGRGTNVEVALDWQREAVVFRVLTTETGPHSTPIVVPEPAKKTPGQGLIGMHERMRLLGGTVYAGPLPAGAPGFLVEGRLPFNAPESAR
- a CDS encoding alpha/beta fold hydrolase; the protein is MTTHAGTKVAFSSWGSGRPIVYVTGWLSHLELSWQLRQERAFYESLARDVRLVRYDRAGCGLSAPLTQPPSLALELEQLSAVVGTLGEDPFDLVGTSMGAVVAAAWAAEHPQRVRRLVLYGGWVRGADVAEPGAQQNILGLIQSHWGLGSDVLTDLFAPDADAATRLEFGRYQRASSTAETARALLALSYSLDIGEQLAQVRAPTLVVRRERDRAAPVAQARLLAAGIPGAELVVLPGRSHLPYIGDSHALVTAMRRFLGLRVPRRGATDLTPRQREVAALVSDGCTNKTIASRLGITERSAEGHVERIRQRLGVGSRAQIAAWYAGEKLR
- a CDS encoding TetR/AcrR family transcriptional regulator, with the translated sequence MAPSDPASLSSADVTATAIHLLAQQGYDSTSVDELADVLDVSRSTFFRRFGTKEEIVFADHTYLLERLGGVLADSEGDAFDAVNKACLTVIRYHVSRPEATLERRALLRSNPSLRERELVMAHRYERIFRAHLNAHLVDDESRGWMPSAYAAASVAVHNDALRTWFAEQKTDAVKHLQGELGDLADSFRRRVTAGAEVPARAGSRVVVAAFESDAAAETVLASIRRALDG
- a CDS encoding response regulator, giving the protein MTLENQTGTSEPAGTGIRIGLTDDQPLFRAGIAMVVNSQPDLTVVWQASDGAEAVARCAAEPVDVVLMDLEMPRMGGVEAITRVMAADGHPPRFIVLTTFDLDDKTFQAVNAGASGFLLKTTDPEFLLAAIRTVHSGSAVLAPSATANLVRRFAGHRPANPADDVLHALTARERDLFAAVAAGLSNAEIAAQLHLSDATVKTHVSRILSKLELRDRVQLVIFAYQNGLSS
- a CDS encoding class I SAM-dependent methyltransferase, yielding MIDATPTSAPTAFELHRGRGPFNAAFFRVMGPYLQRTLRPRKQRVFADLPARVVEIGPGVGANLPYLPPGGTLVALEPNRHMHSPLRSAAHRHGVRLELHESMAERSGLPDHSVDAVISSLVLCSVDEPAEVLAEIRRILRPGATFRFVEHVEAGHGTFTRAAQRALRRPWAWVFEGCSCERDLEQSIRAAGFETVDIERYRVHSPFLPFNTHIAGIARA
- a CDS encoding acyl-CoA dehydrogenase family protein, yielding MSTTRTLLGTEEPEYELTEALDPDVAGVFADLPEADLAFRDRARQFVNTEILPVIDDYWNRAEYPVHLVKRLGDFDLLRDGIDVEGFAHQSALAAGLVMAEISRGDGSIGTIIAVQGALALRSIALLGSAEQKAEWLVPLATGEKLGAFGLTEPTHGSDSVSLETVARSVNSGSADSGSVDGGYEITGHKKWIGNGSVGDVTVVWARGDDGKVHGYLVPQDAPGYSAEVITNKVSLRAIWQARITLDAVRVPESARLAEANSFADTSRVLQATRLGVAWAALGHATACYETAVHYSRQRIQFGRPLAASQIVQERLARMLSELTSMQTLIVQLTRRDEAGALSGPAAALGKYTATRAARSIAANARDLLGGNGILLDNRVARHFTDIESLHTYEGTETVQALLIGRDITGISAFTS
- a CDS encoding 3-hydroxyacyl-CoA dehydrogenase NAD-binding domain-containing protein, coding for MTTESEVHVEYAVLPGRARESALVHVGDPASRKPVIWGSERLASLTAAFDDIEAHEVEAVVLLGSAHSFGAGADLTALAAARTADDAAELGAEGWSTFRRLTEWDAPSFALITGFALGGALELALFADYRLARSDTRAIGLPEVRLGLVPGWGGIHRLARLAGPRVAYDVAVRDSRRGTSLSADDAARLGIIDQVVPAADWNEQWPAAVAALLPSFTPQRRQRRPSDEEYAAQLETVHSDFARSRPTVSAAPACAVELLDAAQTETLDEAQAATTAVFAELLLSDAGAASLYAYQLSRSPGRLPADLAVGSAQPVERAAVIGAGLMASQLATLLVRFGGLPVVLTDLDQARADRGAELVRSQLATAAEKGQLSETEAARLSALVSASAEPGAIAGADFVIEAIFENMAAKKQALAEAEKHLAPHALLATNTSSLSISEMADDLQHPERVIGFHIFNPVESVPLVEIIHGRQTDEATVATALELAAKLKRQAIVAADSPGFVVNRLLTRLYDVVMTTIDAGGDPLVVDHSIDDLGLPMSPLRLLDFVGPAIQLHVSETMHDAFPDRFSRLEWLTRVVDGGLRTVLQRDQTLTAEAAALLPAPDESTTGAELAASVRTGILDALTDEVDRMLAEGVVERAEDIDKAMILGANFPWALGGLTPYLRSRTENTRKNSEGETR
- a CDS encoding GNAT family N-acetyltransferase yields the protein MTLETWNDFATLVEANNGVWGGCWCMGFHAEGFTGSMGRDDNRARKLAHVSDKTCHQVLVYEGDECVGWCQYGTPAEIAGIKNAKAYLKELDFLPDWRIGCIFTGNGHRGGGVARTAVESALEAIRDAGGGFVEAYPEQQDERPPQRGAYFQTGPESLYTQFGFERVRRIAKWRWVMRTELRRTSCDARAVPHTV
- a CDS encoding acetyl-CoA C-acetyltransferase, with amino-acid sequence MTTEDLTPVIISGARTPFTKINGQLASLTGPQLGAHAIKAALASGGVPADAVEAVIMGQVIQAGAGQGPARQASIGAGISYDVPTVTINKLCLSGLTAVIDAARLIRTGEARVVVAGGQESMTNAPHLLLKSRSAHPYGNQVLEDSLNYDGLVDPFEKKIMGEATDDGNELRGIRRAEQDAFSAASHQRAASSRTAGLFTDQIAPISVPQRRGEPVVVSEDDGIRPDTTVDTLGKLKPAFRPQGTITAGSASQLTDGAAALVIASKGWALENGYEWIAEIGAAGQVAGPDGSLHSQPANAIKAALAREGAEVADLDVIEINEAFASVVLQSAVDLGIDPASANVDGGAIALGHPVGASGARLALQLAYALKRRGGGTGVAALCGGGGQGEALILHVA
- a CDS encoding VOC family protein; the encoded protein is MPVTGPDFISLQVRNIDASAAFYETYLGLHRAAGPPHAVVFDTTPVAFALRNVVDGVDLDTIIQPGLGIALWLHATDVQEIHDALVAKGTTITAAPIDGPFGRTFTFADPDGYQVTLHDRA
- a CDS encoding MarR family winged helix-turn-helix transcriptional regulator; this translates as MSQVELDTSLGYLLKQASSALHASMDAVLRPLGMTITEYSCLELLSQRPGMSNSALARGAFVSRQSMNVLLQSMERSGFISRAQQPQAGRILPTELTPAGEQRLKAASSAVRAVEKQMTSALDARQQSDLGALLKGCITALRQPPPAG